Within the Candidatus Methylomirabilis tolerans genome, the region GGCAGACGCGAGTTCGAGGGCCCGCGCCGCGTGTTTAAGGTTCTGCACCGCCTCGATATCAGAAATGTCGCTAAAGAACCAGCCGTCACTGGACTGCATCAGGAGGGCATGTCGCTGCATCTCCAGCAGTTTCAGTGCCGCCGCTCTGTCTTGTGGCGAGAGCGATCGGCTGGCGTACGCCCCAAAAAACTCCTCGATCGAGGAGTTGCTTCGATCAAAGATCAGGGTAATGTAGCCGTTCCTCGCGGCCCAGACATCGGTGAACAACCGACTTGCCTGTTCTGCGAAAAGGTGGCGCAGATTGTCGCGAAGACTGTGAATGGCTCCTCGGAAGGGGGCGCGCCAGCCCTGATGCCAGCCAGGCTGGCCGCCGGTGCTGCATCCGCAGTCCTCCGTCCACCGTCCCAGACCGTGGGCGCAACTCCAGGCGCTCGCGTCCCGAATAACGACCTCATGCGTGGGGGGCGTGTTCGCGAGGTAAGCCCCGAAGTTGGTGACTGCGATCTTTTGCGGCATGGTCTCATTCGTCAACAGGGCGGCAAGCGCGCGCTCCCCGAACCTGGTGTGATGACCGTACGATTCGCCATCGGTACAGAGGATATGCAGGCGTGAAGGCGAGTTGTGGGCGACCTCGGCGAGTCGACCGGCGAGACGATCGGATCCCTGCAGCAGGCCGTCAAAGGCGATGGCGCGGGACAGGGCCGCATCGTAAAAGAACAGATCGATCGTACCCCCATGAGGCAGGCGGCATGTGTACGGGCGCGAAGGATCGATCCAGTCCGAGCCCAACTCATGCCACCGCTCTTCTCCCAGCGGACGAATCCGGGTCGCCTGCCAGGGCGCCAGGACGGTGAAGCGAATGCCGTGATCCGCAAGCACCTCAAGCGTCGCCAGGTCCACGCCCGTCTCCGGAAGCCACATTCCCTCCGGCTCATGGCCGAAACGGGACCGGAACTCGGCAATCCCCCACTTGACCAGCGTGGCGCGGTCCTTCGGGTCGGCGAGCGGCAGAATGGCATGGACATACGGGTGGGCCAAGGCATTGCCGTGGCCGCCCAACCGGGCCACACTTTCACGATCGCCCTCAATAATGCGGCGAACGGTCTCAGGGGCCTTGCGTTCGAGCCAGCGGAAGAGCGTGGGACCGATGTCAAAGCTGATGCCGGCATAATTATTGACTAGCTTGACGATCCGGTCCTCGTGGTCGAGGAGTCTGGCCCATCCATTCGGCGCGTAGCACTCCGCAGTAATCCGCTGATTCCAGTCGTGGGCGGGAGCGGCGGAAGGCTGCTGCTCGACCTCATCGGTCCAGGGGTTCTCGCGCGGCGGCTGGTAGAAGTGGCCGTGGACGATCACCGACACCGTAGAGGGCATATTCATTGCGGCTCGGCGGAGGCGCCGGACTGCCGGGTGGACTGGATCAGGCTTCGCAGGATCCGGCTGCGATTCGCGCCTCGCAGGAGTGACGACAGATCCTCATAGAGCGTAGGATCGTCGATGAGCGCTCCAAGCGTGCCCTCCCCTTGAGCCAGGCGGGACGACACCAGCTTGAGATTCTTCGAGGTCTGTTCGAGATCCGCCATGACCGACTCGGCTCGTGGATCCGCAAACAGGATGTGAGCCAACCCTTTTTGATGCTGGAACTCTTTCATCAAATGCGATAACTGCTGAAGAGCGGTCGTCACTTCGGACAACTCCTTCAGGATGTTGCCTGAGCGCTTTTCATAGACTATCGCATGGAGCAACCCGGTCCCCTGTTCGATCTCTTCCATAATCCGGTTGAAAGAGGCGATGCTCTCGGCCAGATCCTGCCGCGCCTCCGCCCCCGTTCCGCCCCCCACAAGCTGACCCAGGGCGTCTGAGATTTTGACCACGTTGTTTACGATTTGATCGCCCTTTTGGAGCAGCTTGGCATAGTCCGGTGGATCGACGCTCGCGATCGTTGCCCCTGGCGGCAGGATCGGCTTATCGGGGCTGCCCACCGTCAGTTCCAACACCTTATCCCCCACCAGCCCGATAGTTCCGATGCTTGCGATCGAATCTTCCCGTACCCGATCCTGAAGCCTGGCGTCGAGACTCATGGTGACCCGGATCTTCTTGCTGACAAGGTCCTTGCTGAAGGTAATGTCATGAACCGAGCCGATAGAGGTACCGGCGAGACGGACCGGCGCCCCGACGTTCAGTCCCTCGATGTTGCTGAAAAAGGCGTGCAGGGTGTAGCGGCGCTCGAAGATGCGGCTCTGGCTTCCGATGGTCAGAACAAAGCCGATAAAAAGGCCTATGAGCCCCAGGATAAAGATTCCCACGCGCAGCCGCATCCACCGTTCACGTTCCGACATCTCGTTGCCTCCTGCCCTACTATTGCAGTTGCAGGTTCTGTGTTCCGTGTGCCATGTCAGTCAGAACTCAGAACTTGGAGCCTTGAACTTGGAACATCTCTCACGTCATCGTTCCTTTAATAAACTGCTGGACCAGCGGCAGATCAGTACGTTCAATCTCCCGTGGCGTTCCGACGACGGCAATCTTGCCCTTGTCCAGTAGGCCGATCCGATCGGAGATCTTGAACGCGCTCTGCATGTCGTGTGTGACCACGACCGACGTCACATCGAGCTTCCTATCCATATCTATGATTAACTCGTTGATCTTTTCAGTGTTGGTTGGGTCCAGGCCGGTCGTCGGCTCGTCATACAGAATAATCTTTGGCGTCAAAGCGATCGCTCTGGCCAGGGCGACCCGCTTCCTCATGCCGCCGGACAGGTCGGCCGGCTCCTTGTCTTCGGCGCCTTCGAGTCCTACAAGGAGGAGCGTCTCCATGATCCGTTCTCGGATCTGACGCTCCGACATGGCCGTATGTTCCCGGAGAGGGTAGGCGATGTTCTCTGCTACCGAGAGGGAGTCGAAGAGCGCGGAACTCTGAAAGACCATTCCGATCTTTCTCCGGACTCGGGTGAGTTGATCCTCCGTCAGCGGCACGATATCCTCCCCCTCGATGAAAATCTGACCCGCCTCCGGCTTGAGCAGACCGACGATGAGCTTCAAGGTGACGCTTTTACCGATTCCGCTCCCGCCGATGATGGTCACCGTCTCACCCGACCGGATCGTGAGATCCATCCCGGCTAAGACGGGTGTGTGATTGAATGACTTGAAGACCTGGCGGAACTCGATAGCCGGGGCGCTCATCTCACCAGCCCTCCATCCACCAGAAAAACTTCGTCAGAAAGAAATCCGCAATAATGACCGCGATGGCCGAGGTGACAACGGTTGCGGTCGTGGCCTTGCCCAGGCCCTCCGTTCCCCCTACTGTCTCCAACCCTCTGTAACAGCCGATGATGGCGATGATGAAGCCGAAGACGACTGTCTTGCTCAGACCGCTGACAATGTCGGCCACCGTCAGGTTGCGTGCGACGGAATTATAGTAGAGTTGGTAATCGACCTGGAACTCGTACCTGGAGATGACCATGCCCCCCAGAATGCCCAGGATATCCGCCATGACCGTCAGTAACGGCAGGACCAGCATCGCGCTCAACACTCGGGGCACCACCAGCTTCTTGATCGGGTTCGCCCCCATGGCCCGCATCGCGTCGATCTGCTCCGTGACCTTCATCGAACCCAGCTCGGCGGTGATCCCGGAGCCGACCCGCCCCCCCACCAAGAGGGCCGTGAGAACCGGCCCCAACTCGCGGACCATTGAGAGCGAAACGATAATTCCCACATACGCCTTCGCCCCGAATCGGCTCAGACCGTATGCGGTTTGCAGCGCCAGGACAAGGCCGGTGAAGACCGCGGCTACGCCGGCGATCGAGATCGATTTCACGCCGATATGGTCGACCTGCTGGATAAGCCCACGGGGGTTGAAGGGAGGCATGAAGGCGTAGCGCACGGTATGATAGGTCAACTGCGAGAGCCCACCCAGCAATTCGAGCAGTCGAATCGACTGGCCTCCAACTGCTATAGCCGCATTCCGCACCGTATATCCTTATCGTCGTTCCACGTACTCGACACGTTACTGCACTTGGGACTCGGGACCTTTTTTGTCGATCAAGATCCACCCCTCGACAAACCGCTCGAATTCCGGCAGCCGGTCCTGAAAGAGCTCAGGGGGAGCCACGTAGATCAGATCATAGGTACAATCATCATTCTTGGTAATATAACTGCTGACCATGACCTTGGCGTCTCTGAGTTGCCCCTCCAGCAGCGTGTGGATCGCCTCCGAGCCGTTCAGCGAAATAGGTTGTTGTGTTATGACCCGCTTTGCGTCGATCCCAAAGAACAGGCGTCTGGCCAAGATTCGGAGTGGGATCGGCTGCTCGCCGTCGCAACTGACAAGCAATGCGGCAACCTGACCGCCAGGCTCCGCCCGAAACGCCAGATCAGTTCCTTCCATCTCAAACTGCTGCCAGCCCTCACGCAGCAGCGGGATCTTGAAACCTCTGGCCTCATGAACGAAGATACCGTCCACGACGTGATTGGACGCACAGGCCGTGAGTATGAGCAGGATAAGGGTTGCAATACCCTCAAGGCGCCTGGCATTCAGGGAGATACGTTCCCCCTTTCGACGCATATATTCTCAGGTGAGGCATAACCGCGGATAGACATTATAAACAACTTCATCATACTGGAAAGACGAGCGACGCGTCAAGCTGAGCCCTGTGGTAGTGGACACTCTCCGTTCTAACAGGATGAGTGGTGGAGCTCGGACATCCAACAGATGGGAGCGTCGCAGAGGAGGCGTTATGATGCAAAAGGTGGGGGGGACTGAGGATGCTTATGAGACCGGTCAAGACGCTAAGGGGCGAGATGACCGCTTTCCAAACGGGAAAGCCAGTATTGAACAATCCCTCCTGCCCTCCCTTTGACAAAGGGAGAATTATCCTCATGAGACCGTTAATAGGTATCGGAACCGGGTGAACGGTGTTGGCGGGGACGCGGAAACGGACCAGCCAACACCGTTCACCTATACGCCGGTGAGCTACTGAACCAATGAGGACCTAAGCCCTCACCAGGTTTCAGTTACTCTTGCGGTTGCAACTCAACTCGCCGATTCTTCGCGCGACCCTCGGCCTCGTCGTTCGAGGCGATCGGCTGTTCTTCTCCGAATCCCACAGCAGTGAGATTGGCTTGATTCAGGCCACGCGAAATCAAGTAGTTCATCACCGACTCGGCACGCTGCTGCGACAGCTTCTTATTATAAGCCGCCGTGCCCATACTGTCCGTATGGCCGGCAATTCTGACCTTGAGGTCCGGGTGCTTGGTGAGCGTCTTCGCAACATCATCCAGAATCGCATGAGATGGCTGGGTCAACTCGGCCGAATCGTACGCAAAGTTCACGCCTTTCAGGACGATGGGTTCTCGCTCCGGGCAGCCGAGCCGATTCACCTTTACGCCGCGAGGAGTACCCGGGCACTGATCTTTGTAGTCCGGCACACCATCCCCATCGCTATCCAGCGGACATCCGGTCGCATCCACCTTCACCCCCACCGGGGTATTCGGGCATTTATCAGCGCTATCCGGCACACCATCCCTATCAGCGTCAGGAGCAGCCTCCTGGGGAGTCAGCGCTGCGCAGAGAAGTGCGCCCGCCACTGCTCCGGCGCCCGCCCCTATCCCAGCCTCCCTTCCCCCCGCTGCGCCTGCTCCAATTGCGGCGCCAGCGGCACCACCAGCCACTGAGCAAATGAGCGCGTTATACCAGGGTCGCTGGGTGGCGCAGCCCGTTATGAACAACACGGCCACAACGACGACAGCTTTCACTTTCTTCATTTTCTCCTCCTTTCAAGACTTGAGACCTGCTAAGAACAACGGCTGCACCCTCGGTACCGCGAAGCAATAACCCACCATATGGATAACGCCTTGTATATCAAAACAGGGTTCTTGTCAACGCAATAAGTCTACACGAAAAAATCTGCTGTGATATTGTAGGCGCCGAACTGTTACTGGTTTAGTTCACAGAGCTTGACTTTTTGGCGAAAGATACTGTATAAAACAACTGTATAAAACACCGAAGGTCATTCAAAGAGCGTATGAATCGAAAGAGCTGGGAATCTTTTGCAGGAGCGAAATCTGATCGTGTGGTTTTCGATCGTCTGCCCTGTTCGTACCCATCCGGGCGGGGGGAGGAATACATCCGGGCATGATGGCACCGTCCTCACTACCGACTTTCTCAGAACGGTCATCACAGGTATGACCCCGCCGCGGGTTCTCTCAAGATCCTCCCTGGAGGCTTCACCGCTTTGCCTGGCGGCAGACAGGTCTCTTACAATTCAAGTGGACTCGAAGCGGACTTAACTCATGCGGATTCGTAAAGCCATTGTACCTGCTGCGGGTTTGGGGACACGGTTCCTCCCCGCAACGAAGGCACAGCCGAAAGAGATGCTTCCGATCGTGGACAAGCCTACCATCCAGTATGTGGTGGAGGAAGCCGTCGCGTCGGGAATCGAGGACATCATTATTGTGACCGGTCGGGGGAAGGACGCGATCGAGAACCACTTTGACCGATCACTGGAGCTGCAGATTGTCCTTGAGCGACAGGGCAAGGAGGAGCAGTTGCGGGAGATCGAGCGGATCTCCGAGTTGGCGTCGTTTTGCTACATCCGCCAAGAGGAGCCCCTCGGATTGGGGCACGCGATTCTAACGGCAAAAGCGCTCGTGGGGAATGAGCCCTTTGCCGTCTTGCTTGGAGACGATATCATCGATGCTGAGGTCCCGTGTCTGGCGCAGATGATCTCGGCATTTGAACGGTATCAGTCCTCGATTATTGCCGTACAGCAGGTCAGCAAGGAAGAAACCAGCAGCTACGGGATTATCGATCCCAAGCCGACCGAGGATTCAGTCTATCAGATTCTGGATCTGATGGAGAAGCCGTCCCCGGCAGAGGCTCCGTCTGACCTGGCTATTATCGGGCGCTACATTCTGACGCCGGAGATCTTTGAGGCGCTGGAACAGACCCTCCCGGACAAAGGTGGAGAGGTTCAACTCACGAATGGCCTGCGGGTGCTGCTCCAGACCCAGGCGATGTATGGGCTCGCGTTCCGCGGGTACCGGTATGATGCGGGAAATAAGCTGGGTTTTTTGAAGGCAACCATACAGTTTGCGCTCAAGCGTCCGGATCTGGCGCCAGGTTTACAGGAATACCTGAGAACACTCAGCCTGGGAGAGATGGGGGCGGCTGTGGAACGGGATCGAAAGGAGAACTGAAAGCTGTGGCGGATGAGAAGACGGTAGAAAGCACAGAGGAGATATCGGCCCCCGACACTGAGATGACCGAGGCCAAAATCGAGGTCCAGGCTCGGAAGGTGCCCGATACGATCCCGCTCCTGCCGGTGCGAGACGTGGTGATCTATCCCTTCATGATCTTACCTCTCTTTGTCGGTCGAGAGAAATCGGTTCGCGCGGTGGATGAATCGCTGTCGAGGGACCGTCTCATCTTGCTGGTGGCGCAACGGGATGCCGAGAAGGAGGATCCCGGCGCCGATGAGATTCATTCGGTCGGGACCGTGGCGATGATTATGCGGATGCTCAAGATGCCGGACGGGCGAGTCAAGGTGCTGGTTCAAGGTCTTTCTCGTGCCAAGGTGATCGGAGTTGAGCGGCGGGAACCCTACTTTGAGGCAAGGATCGCCGAAGTTCCCGAGACGGATCTGGTGACGTCAACCGTTGAAGTGGAGGCCCTGATCCGTTCGGTTAAGGAGTTGGTGAGTAAGGGCGTGGCCCTCGGGAAGCAGATCTCCTCGGATGTGGTGGTGATCATCAATAACCTCGATCATTCGGGCCGTCTGGCTGACCTTGTGGCCAGTCACTTGGATCTGAAGATGGAACAGGCCCAGGAGGTGCTGGAACTGTTCGATCCGACCCAGCGCCTGAAGAGGGTCAGTGAGCTGTTGAGTAAGGAGCTCGAGGTACTCGAGGTTCAGCATCGGATCCAGAGCCAGGCGCGGGAGGAGATGGATAAGACCCATCGGGAGTACTACCTCCGGGAGCAGTTGAAGGCCATTCAAAAGGAGCTGGGCGAGACCGATGACCGAAGTCAGGAACTGCGGGAGTTGGAGCAGAAAATTCAGAAGGCCAAGATGCCGACAGCGGTCGAATCCGAAGCGAAGACGCAGTTGGGGCGGCTCAGCCGGATGCACCCCGACGCGGCGGAGGCCTCTGTTATCCGAACTTATCTTGACTGGTTGATCGAGCTGCCTTGGAGTCGGCCGACCAAGGACAAGCTATCGATCAAGCAGGCCTCGAAGGTCCTCAACGAGGACCACTACGACCTTGAAAAGGTGAAGGAGCGGATCCTCGAATACTTGGCTGTTCGCAAGCTGAAAAAGAAGATGAAGGGACCGATCCTCTGCTTTGTCGGCCCGCCGGGGGTCGGGAAAACCTCCCTTGGTCGCTCCATCGCCCGCGCTATGGGGCGCAAGTTCGCCCGGATCTCGCTGGGAGGCGTTCGTGATGAGGCCGAGATTCGCGGCCATCGGCGGACATACATTGGGGCGCTGCCCGGTCGCATCATCCAGGGGATCAAGCAGACCGGATCGAATAATCCCGTCTTCATGATCGACGAGGTAGACAAGGTCGGGACCGATTTTCGGGGCGATCCTTCCTCAGCCCTGCTGGAGGTGCTGGACCCGGAGCAGAACTATAGCTTCAGCGACCATTACCTCGGCGTCCCTTTTGATCTCTCCAATGTCATGTTCATTTGTACGGCCAACCTCGCCGACCCGATCATCTCAGCGCTACGCGATCGGCTGGAGATCATCGATATCTCCGGGTACACCGAGGAGGAGAAACTGTATATCGCCAAGCGCTATCTGGTTCCCCGACAGTACCGGGAACACGGAATCGATGAGAAGCGCCTGCTGTTCACTGATGAGGCGATCCTGAAGATGATCAACGAATATACCCGGGAGGCCGGGCTCCGGAGTCTGGAGCGTGAGATAGCCACCATCTGCCGGAAGGTGGCCCGCCTTGTGGCGGAAGGACAAAAGGGGCAGACCAAGGTCACTGCGGCGGCCCTGCAGCGGTTCCTGGGCGCGCCGAAGTTTCTGACTGACCCAGAACAGGAGGCCGACGAGATCGGTGTTGCCACGGGCCTCGCGTGGACGCAGACAGGCGGGGACATTATCTACATCGAGTGCAGCATCCTGCGCGGGAAGGGCAGTCTTTCTCTCACGGGGCATCTGGGTGAGGTGATGAAAGAGTCGGCCCAGGCCGCCCTGAGTTACGCTCGCTCGCGGGCTGCCGATCTGGGAATCAAGGATGAATTTTTTACTAAGCATGACATCCATATCCACGTCCCGGCCGGAGCGATCCCAAAGGATGGTCCATCGGCCGGTATCACGATGGCCGTCGCGCTGCTGTCCGCCCTGACCAAGGTTCCCGTGAGGAGGGACGTCGCAATGACCGGTGAGGTGACCCTGCGCGGTAAGGTGCTGCCGATCGGCGGGATCAAGGAAAAGGCCCTGGCGGCACGGCGAATGGGGATCCATACGGTAGTCGTTCCGGCCCGCAACGACAAGGATGTCAAAGAGCTTCCTGCGAATGTCAAGCGGGGCATGGAGTTCGTGTTCGTGGATCATATGGACCAGGTACTCGACATCGCCCTGACCAAACGGACACGGGCTAAGCGTCGCTTCGGAGTGGCTCTCAGCGCCAAGCGTGGGACGACTCCTTCGACCAGACTCGGGACAGGCCCTCTTCGACCTGGCTCAGGACGGGCTTCGACTGGACACAGAGCATACTCGCCGAAGCATCCGCACCCCGTGGTCCATGCACAAGGGACTTCATAATCATGCCTAACGACCGAACGGTCCGGATCGTCCCCCTGGGAGGTCTGGGGGAGATCGGATTGAACATGATGGTCATCGAAACAGCCGATGACCTGCTGGTGATCGATGCCGGGTTGATGTTCCCGGACGAGGAGATGTTCGGGATCGACCACGTCATCCCGGACATGCGCTATCTGCTCACGCATCGGGAGAAGATACGGGCAGTGCTGCTCACGCACGGCCATGAGGATCATACCGGCGCACTCCCTCATCTGCTGAGCGAGATCAAGGTTCCAGTCTATGGCACGCGCCTCTCGCTGGGGCTAGCGGCGGAAAAATTGAAGGAAGCGAATCTCCTATCCGATGTCGACCTTAAGGCCGTTCGCCCCCACGATCGCCTGCAGTTCGGCCTCTTCGAGGTTGAGTTCCTTCAGGTCTGCCACAGTATTCCCGACGGCGTAGCGCTTGCCATCAGGACCCCCGGTGGCATGATTGTGCATACCGGCGATTTCAAATTCGATCAGAGTCCGGTGGATGTCCAACTTACCGATTACCGGCGGCTTGCTGAACTTGGGGATGATGGTGTATTGGCCCTCCTCTCGGATAGTACGAATGCGGGCCGAGATGGATTCACGCCTTCGGAGCAGGTGGTGGGACAGGCGTTCGATACAATCTTTCGGGAGGCCCGGGGGCGTGTGATCGTAGCCTGCTTTGCCTCAAACATCCATCGCGTCCAACAGATCCTGGATGCGGCGGCAACCATGGAAAAGCGGGTGGCGGTGTGCGGGAAGAGCATGGTGGCCAACACGCGGATCGCCGCGGAGTTGGGGCGCCTCCGGATTCCTGATAATACGCTCGTCGGCCTGGATGAGTTGGAGCGTCTTCCGGTTGCCAAACGGGTGATTGTGACTACCGGGAGCCAGGGCGAGCCGCTCTCCGCTATCGCCAGAATGGCTGCTGCCGAGCATAAACAGGTTCAGGTGTCGCCAGGCGATACTGTTATTTTTTCAGCGCGCGTCATCCCCGGTAACGAAAAATCGATCGCTCGAACGATTAATGGTCTCTACCGACAAGGGGCCCGTGTCATCACCGAGGAGGCAGCGGTGGTCCATGTCTCGGGACATGCCAGCCGGGAAGAGCTGAAGCTGATGCTGAATCTGACCCGCCCCACCTTCTTTGTGCCGATTCACGGAGAGTACCGCCACCTGCATCTGCATGCTCACCTCGCACGAGAGGTTGGGGTACCGGAGGCCCGGACTCTTGTGATC harbors:
- a CDS encoding DUF3536 domain-containing protein; translated protein: MNMPSTVSVIVHGHFYQPPRENPWTDEVEQQPSAAPAHDWNQRITAECYAPNGWARLLDHEDRIVKLVNNYAGISFDIGPTLFRWLERKAPETVRRIIEGDRESVARLGGHGNALAHPYVHAILPLADPKDRATLVKWGIAEFRSRFGHEPEGMWLPETGVDLATLEVLADHGIRFTVLAPWQATRIRPLGEERWHELGSDWIDPSRPYTCRLPHGGTIDLFFYDAALSRAIAFDGLLQGSDRLAGRLAEVAHNSPSRLHILCTDGESYGHHTRFGERALAALLTNETMPQKIAVTNFGAYLANTPPTHEVVIRDASAWSCAHGLGRWTEDCGCSTGGQPGWHQGWRAPFRGAIHSLRDNLRHLFAEQASRLFTDVWAARNGYITLIFDRSNSSIEEFFGAYASRSLSPQDRAAALKLLEMQRHALLMQSSDGWFFSDISDIEAVQNLKHAARALELASAFVTTNLEAKFLTRLQAARSNIPAERDGRRIWEVRVRTARADLSRPAALYAMRSLVEDLPEPYRVHTFDLHRLSLERLPLVDGTMIVGGIEVCSSLTRERGEFGFVLKWLDVDGMRGLLFPWGEEKDLRRWREMFEGLVNDVPLPNDTQATPILLKMLSPEERQEVLMALYKEWDVLRKRYDELTARTQGLIRAFFDGGLTPPEALRVPARFTVARRLEESLQQWLSDNGTDLHHSLLTLADEAKRLGLPQQEQLQDFLSRAFGMRVRRLRECPDLNGLRGVQEVVDIADRMGYAVDRLESVALMHEVLTHDVPPLIERVLQTESREECNLASAVLRLGERFGFSTGRLRQRLRPIEERLAADPGLWP
- a CDS encoding MlaD family protein; translation: MSERERWMRLRVGIFILGLIGLFIGFVLTIGSQSRIFERRYTLHAFFSNIEGLNVGAPVRLAGTSIGSVHDITFSKDLVSKKIRVTMSLDARLQDRVREDSIASIGTIGLVGDKVLELTVGSPDKPILPPGATIASVDPPDYAKLLQKGDQIVNNVVKISDALGQLVGGGTGAEARQDLAESIASFNRIMEEIEQGTGLLHAIVYEKRSGNILKELSEVTTALQQLSHLMKEFQHQKGLAHILFADPRAESVMADLEQTSKNLKLVSSRLAQGEGTLGALIDDPTLYEDLSSLLRGANRSRILRSLIQSTRQSGASAEPQ
- a CDS encoding ABC transporter ATP-binding protein, encoding MSAPAIEFRQVFKSFNHTPVLAGMDLTIRSGETVTIIGGSGIGKSVTLKLIVGLLKPEAGQIFIEGEDIVPLTEDQLTRVRRKIGMVFQSSALFDSLSVAENIAYPLREHTAMSERQIRERIMETLLLVGLEGAEDKEPADLSGGMRKRVALARAIALTPKIILYDEPTTGLDPTNTEKINELIIDMDRKLDVTSVVVTHDMQSAFKISDRIGLLDKGKIAVVGTPREIERTDLPLVQQFIKGTMT
- a CDS encoding ABC transporter permease, which translates into the protein MLELLGGLSQLTYHTVRYAFMPPFNPRGLIQQVDHIGVKSISIAGVAAVFTGLVLALQTAYGLSRFGAKAYVGIIVSLSMVRELGPVLTALLVGGRVGSGITAELGSMKVTEQIDAMRAMGANPIKKLVVPRVLSAMLVLPLLTVMADILGILGGMVISRYEFQVDYQLYYNSVARNLTVADIVSGLSKTVVFGFIIAIIGCYRGLETVGGTEGLGKATTATVVTSAIAVIIADFFLTKFFWWMEGW
- a CDS encoding OmpA family protein — encoded protein: MKKVKAVVVVAVLFITGCATQRPWYNALICSVAGGAAGAAIGAGAAGGREAGIGAGAGAVAGALLCAALTPQEAAPDADRDGVPDSADKCPNTPVGVKVDATGCPLDSDGDGVPDYKDQCPGTPRGVKVNRLGCPEREPIVLKGVNFAYDSAELTQPSHAILDDVAKTLTKHPDLKVRIAGHTDSMGTAAYNKKLSQQRAESVMNYLISRGLNQANLTAVGFGEEQPIASNDEAEGRAKNRRVELQPQE
- the galU gene encoding UTP--glucose-1-phosphate uridylyltransferase GalU; translated protein: MRIRKAIVPAAGLGTRFLPATKAQPKEMLPIVDKPTIQYVVEEAVASGIEDIIIVTGRGKDAIENHFDRSLELQIVLERQGKEEQLREIERISELASFCYIRQEEPLGLGHAILTAKALVGNEPFAVLLGDDIIDAEVPCLAQMISAFERYQSSIIAVQQVSKEETSSYGIIDPKPTEDSVYQILDLMEKPSPAEAPSDLAIIGRYILTPEIFEALEQTLPDKGGEVQLTNGLRVLLQTQAMYGLAFRGYRYDAGNKLGFLKATIQFALKRPDLAPGLQEYLRTLSLGEMGAAVERDRKEN
- the lon gene encoding endopeptidase La, with the protein product MTEAKIEVQARKVPDTIPLLPVRDVVIYPFMILPLFVGREKSVRAVDESLSRDRLILLVAQRDAEKEDPGADEIHSVGTVAMIMRMLKMPDGRVKVLVQGLSRAKVIGVERREPYFEARIAEVPETDLVTSTVEVEALIRSVKELVSKGVALGKQISSDVVVIINNLDHSGRLADLVASHLDLKMEQAQEVLELFDPTQRLKRVSELLSKELEVLEVQHRIQSQAREEMDKTHREYYLREQLKAIQKELGETDDRSQELRELEQKIQKAKMPTAVESEAKTQLGRLSRMHPDAAEASVIRTYLDWLIELPWSRPTKDKLSIKQASKVLNEDHYDLEKVKERILEYLAVRKLKKKMKGPILCFVGPPGVGKTSLGRSIARAMGRKFARISLGGVRDEAEIRGHRRTYIGALPGRIIQGIKQTGSNNPVFMIDEVDKVGTDFRGDPSSALLEVLDPEQNYSFSDHYLGVPFDLSNVMFICTANLADPIISALRDRLEIIDISGYTEEEKLYIAKRYLVPRQYREHGIDEKRLLFTDEAILKMINEYTREAGLRSLEREIATICRKVARLVAEGQKGQTKVTAAALQRFLGAPKFLTDPEQEADEIGVATGLAWTQTGGDIIYIECSILRGKGSLSLTGHLGEVMKESAQAALSYARSRAADLGIKDEFFTKHDIHIHVPAGAIPKDGPSAGITMAVALLSALTKVPVRRDVAMTGEVTLRGKVLPIGGIKEKALAARRMGIHTVVVPARNDKDVKELPANVKRGMEFVFVDHMDQVLDIALTKRTRAKRRFGVALSAKRGTTPSTRLGTGPLRPGSGRASTGHRAYSPKHPHPVVHAQGTS
- a CDS encoding ribonuclease J; this encodes MPNDRTVRIVPLGGLGEIGLNMMVIETADDLLVIDAGLMFPDEEMFGIDHVIPDMRYLLTHREKIRAVLLTHGHEDHTGALPHLLSEIKVPVYGTRLSLGLAAEKLKEANLLSDVDLKAVRPHDRLQFGLFEVEFLQVCHSIPDGVALAIRTPGGMIVHTGDFKFDQSPVDVQLTDYRRLAELGDDGVLALLSDSTNAGRDGFTPSEQVVGQAFDTIFREARGRVIVACFASNIHRVQQILDAAATMEKRVAVCGKSMVANTRIAAELGRLRIPDNTLVGLDELERLPVAKRVIVTTGSQGEPLSAIARMAAAEHKQVQVSPGDTVIFSARVIPGNEKSIARTINGLYRQGARVITEEAAVVHVSGHASREELKLMLNLTRPTFFVPIHGEYRHLHLHAHLAREVGVPEARTLVIEDGDILEFDGGSAQVVGRAPVGRIFVDGKGIGDVGDAVIRDRQRLAQEGVVAVVLAVDQQCGKLMAGPRIVCSGFVRAQDSKVLADSMKILVCSVLESASEEDRTDLRLMEQRIKTAVKKQLQKEIERRPMILPVIMEV